From Cyclopterus lumpus isolate fCycLum1 chromosome 2, fCycLum1.pri, whole genome shotgun sequence, a single genomic window includes:
- the atp1b1b gene encoding sodium/potassium-transporting ATPase subunit beta-1b yields the protein MPSNKDDGGWKKFLWDSEKGELLGRTGGSWFKIIAFYIVFYGCLAGIFIGTIQALLLTVSNYKPTWQDRVAPPGLSHTPRSEKSEVFYNRNDPETYLPYTKALRNFLAKYGEELQRDQMKFEDCGVDPAEYKNRGDLESDIGIRKACRFSRSLMGPCSGTEDPDFGFKDGTPCLIVKLNRVVNFLPKPPSSNESIPEEAQPKVQPNVVPIYCTNKREEDAGKIGEIKYYGIGAGFPLQYYPYYGKLLHPHYLQPLVALQFTNLTMNTDLRIECKVFGDNIMYSDKDRYQGRFDVKFSITSL from the exons ATGCCTTCCAACAAAGACGACGGCGGCTGGAAGAAGTTCCTGTGGGACTCGGAGAAAGGAGAGCTGCTCGGGCGGACCGGGGGCAGCTGGT tcAAAATTATAGCGTTCTATATCGTTTTCTATGGCTGCCTGGCTGGAATCTTCATCGGAACCATCCAGGCCTTGCTGCTCACAGTGAGCAACTACAAGCCCACCTGGCAGGACCGCGTCGCCCCCCCTG GCCTTTCTCACACCCCCCGGTCAGAGAAGTCTGAAGTGTTCTACAACCGCAATGACCCGGAGACCTACCTGCCTTACACCAAGGCCTTGAGGAACTTCCTGGCCAAGTATGGCGAAGAGTTACAGAGGGACCAGATGAAGTTCGAGGACTGTGGAG TCGACCCTGCAGAGTACAAGAACAGGGGCGACTTGGAGAGCGACATCGGCATCAGGAAGGCGTGTCGTTTCTCCAGGAGCCTGATGGGACCCTGCTCCGGCACCGAGGACCCCGACTTTGGCTTCAAAGACGGAACGCCCTGCCTGATAGTCAAGCTCAACAGGGTGGTCAACTTTCTTCCAAAG cCTCCGAGCTCCAATGAAAGCATCCCTGAAGAGGCTCAGCCCAAGGTGCAGCCCAACGTCGTCCCCATCTACTGCACCAACAAG agagaggaagatgccGGTAAAATCGGGGAGATCAAGTACTACGGGATCGGCGCCGGCTTCCCCCTGCAGTACTACCCGTACTACGGCAAGCTGCTGCACCCCCACTACCTGCAGCCGCTGGTGGCGCTGCAGTTCACCAACCTCACCATGAACACCGACCTGCGCATCGAGTGCAAAGTGTTCGGAGACAACATCATGTACAGCGACAAAGACCGCTACCAGGGCCGCTTTGACGTCAAGTTCTCCATTACCAGTTTATGA